The following coding sequences lie in one Thermomicrobium sp. 4228-Ro genomic window:
- a CDS encoding DnaB-like helicase C-terminal domain-containing protein, which produces MGIWRIATGILQQEERWVQAPRQPRGVPTGLAALDALTHGLRPREVTLLAARTSHGKSALALTIAVNVVKWEVLRSLRERRVPGRVLYLSPEMHPEQLLMRLASAESRVDLEVIQDGIALPEQRRRWREALESLEPLDPFLVIEGGQGMDINDVESAIRSHHAEHPLVLVVIDYLQRLSYGVVDDDYRRLSLISQTIKDLANETGVPFLVVSQLNRQIERDRHQVDRLPDLSDLRGSGRLEEDADNVWILWRPPKLSTESASAPQSAKLLVAKARSGKVGEVDLWFYPRIVSFVDSGSGRVRADGGLALHSVAGEPLPNLVELGRMLGEGRERGSGSPVSSDGPEQADYPEDPDDGPTGSASELAGAGESGGLRFGGVEGSVLDRLEDLAEAFRSWLESGAPAGSRLPVARATGGEAGQAGGDQQVSSGGLVFWCREPGTRRGSGKSRKDSGEGDCEDAGDPASKRAPPKGRRRGAEFEKRLARRLGAYRWPGLDGDIETPQGWRLECKYREGLVLDRRDELRYWLEQVYDYAARWQPGKRWALALTGGRRYRKGQVYVLMPLEFWWELVCAT; this is translated from the coding sequence GTGGGCATCTGGCGCATCGCGACGGGGATCCTGCAACAGGAGGAGCGGTGGGTGCAAGCACCGCGGCAGCCACGCGGTGTCCCGACGGGCCTAGCTGCTCTCGATGCGCTGACGCATGGGTTGCGCCCTCGGGAGGTGACGCTCCTGGCGGCGAGGACCAGTCACGGCAAATCCGCACTGGCGCTCACCATCGCCGTGAACGTCGTCAAGTGGGAGGTCCTGCGCAGCTTGCGGGAGCGCCGGGTACCAGGGCGTGTCCTCTACCTGTCGCCGGAGATGCATCCGGAGCAGCTCCTCATGCGTCTCGCCTCCGCCGAGAGCCGGGTAGACCTGGAAGTGATTCAGGACGGGATCGCGCTTCCGGAGCAGCGACGTCGCTGGCGGGAAGCGCTGGAGTCCCTCGAGCCCCTGGATCCCTTCCTGGTCATCGAGGGTGGTCAGGGGATGGACATCAACGACGTGGAGTCGGCGATCCGCAGCCATCATGCCGAGCATCCCCTGGTTTTGGTCGTCATCGATTACCTCCAGCGTCTGAGCTACGGTGTCGTCGACGACGATTACCGCCGCCTCTCGCTGATCTCCCAGACCATCAAGGACCTCGCCAACGAGACCGGGGTACCGTTCTTGGTCGTCTCGCAGCTCAACCGGCAGATCGAGAGGGACCGGCACCAGGTGGACCGTCTCCCGGACCTGTCGGATCTGCGTGGGTCCGGCAGGCTGGAGGAGGATGCCGATAACGTCTGGATCCTCTGGCGTCCACCCAAGCTCTCGACGGAAAGCGCCTCGGCACCGCAGAGCGCCAAGCTCCTGGTCGCCAAGGCACGGAGCGGCAAGGTCGGCGAGGTGGATCTCTGGTTCTACCCGCGCATCGTCTCCTTCGTCGACTCGGGATCCGGGAGAGTACGCGCTGACGGTGGTCTCGCGCTCCACTCCGTTGCCGGTGAACCGCTGCCCAATCTCGTGGAGCTGGGGCGGATGCTGGGCGAGGGGCGGGAGCGGGGTAGTGGTTCTCCCGTCTCGTCGGATGGTCCGGAGCAGGCGGACTATCCCGAGGACCCCGACGATGGCCCCACCGGTTCCGCGTCGGAGCTTGCCGGTGCAGGAGAGAGCGGCGGTCTCCGGTTCGGTGGTGTCGAGGGCAGCGTACTGGACCGTCTGGAGGACCTGGCGGAGGCGTTTCGCTCCTGGCTGGAATCCGGTGCCCCGGCGGGGAGCAGGCTACCGGTTGCCAGGGCAACCGGTGGCGAGGCAGGGCAGGCTGGTGGAGACCAGCAGGTCAGCAGCGGCGGCCTGGTGTTCTGGTGCCGGGAACCGGGGACCCGGAGGGGATCCGGGAAGAGTCGAAAGGACTCGGGGGAGGGGGACTGCGAGGATGCTGGTGACCCAGCCTCGAAGCGGGCACCTCCCAAGGGGCGCAGGCGCGGTGCCGAGTTCGAGAAGCGGCTCGCCAGACGCCTCGGAGCCTACCGCTGGCCAGGGCTGGACGGCGATATCGAGACACCGCAGGGGTGGAGGCTCGAGTGCAAGTACCGGGAGGGCTTGGTGCTTGACCGCCGGGATGAATTGAGGTATTGGTTAGAACAGGTGTACGACTACGCGGCACGCTGGCAACCCGGGAAACGCTGGGCACTGGCTCTCACCGGTGGGCGGAGGTACCGCAAGGGGCAGGTTTACGTCCTCATGCCGCTGGAGTTCTGGTGGGAGCTGGTATGCGCTACGTGA
- a CDS encoding DNA polymerase — protein sequence MWSYALVRDVPDLPPGPVALDIETTGLRTGVDEVVVITVATPDQAWVIDCRALNRESVAEWLRRLFARHAILVHNAIFDVVFLQVAYGIPAPRVGSLWDTKLVEGILRGGAADASLQELAQDYLGLALDKSWQTSFADGGDLSEEQVRYAAYDALVLHGIQAAQHRRLRDREHLFRVVALEHRVAPAFWEMQRRGVAVDLAVLEEAAESWRSESEALRVRLEGRLTRRVIAMRESRVARSEEDLRRWNEELEAVLAECEAEWREHREDPSWQAVLRETWLGYPVTERTTVTEEEIQRWLDPEKGLRRYLDRVRQRFRREHPRPSVPRVDVWAPINLLSSQQLLEALNGELREAGLAEVSTTESKVLRSLLGASEDLDREVLRPLLRYRELEKLLDFVEQIREHTRGGVLYPDWQQIGAATGRASCRNPNLMAQPKFAGFRRAFVAREGHVLVTADYSQIELRIMAALSGDPEMTRAFVEGQDLHRLTASRIFGVPEDTVTERQRKIGKQVNFGTLYGMGARRLVAELAAQGIRISVEEAQEALDGWRRTYRRAAGWIRERGEEAVREGSVETALGRIRSFPPPRDAAEAASIARRGGNLPIQGTAADIMKLAMSELVGMGIVLQVHDELVLEVPEQQAEVAAAVIGETMRRCAEEVLDGFPVEVDVTVGRSWAEAAE from the coding sequence ATGTGGAGCTACGCGCTGGTGCGTGATGTTCCGGATCTGCCTCCTGGACCGGTAGCGCTGGACATCGAGACTACGGGTCTCCGTACCGGGGTGGACGAGGTCGTCGTGATCACCGTGGCGACACCGGACCAGGCTTGGGTCATCGACTGCCGGGCTTTGAACCGTGAGTCGGTGGCGGAGTGGTTGCGACGACTCTTCGCGAGGCACGCCATCCTGGTCCACAACGCGATCTTCGACGTGGTGTTCCTCCAGGTCGCCTACGGGATCCCCGCTCCGCGGGTGGGATCCCTGTGGGACACCAAGCTGGTGGAGGGAATCCTGCGGGGAGGAGCGGCTGACGCCTCGCTGCAGGAACTCGCTCAGGACTACCTGGGTCTGGCTCTCGACAAATCCTGGCAGACGAGCTTCGCTGACGGAGGTGACCTCAGCGAGGAGCAGGTGCGCTACGCCGCTTACGATGCGCTGGTCCTCCATGGTATCCAGGCAGCGCAGCACCGGCGGTTGCGGGACCGAGAGCACCTGTTCCGGGTGGTGGCTCTGGAGCATCGGGTAGCTCCGGCCTTCTGGGAGATGCAGCGCCGCGGGGTGGCAGTGGACCTCGCGGTGCTGGAGGAGGCAGCGGAGAGCTGGCGCTCCGAGTCCGAGGCCCTCCGGGTGCGGTTGGAGGGACGGCTCACCCGACGGGTCATCGCCATGCGGGAGTCGAGGGTAGCGCGTTCCGAGGAGGATCTCCGGCGCTGGAACGAGGAGCTGGAGGCGGTCCTCGCCGAGTGCGAGGCGGAGTGGCGCGAGCACCGCGAGGACCCGAGCTGGCAAGCGGTGCTGCGGGAGACCTGGCTCGGCTACCCGGTGACCGAGAGGACGACGGTGACGGAGGAGGAGATCCAGCGCTGGCTGGACCCCGAGAAGGGACTCCGCCGGTACCTGGATCGGGTGCGCCAACGTTTCCGGCGGGAGCATCCGAGACCATCGGTTCCGCGAGTAGACGTCTGGGCACCGATCAACCTGCTGTCGTCGCAGCAGCTCCTGGAGGCGCTGAACGGCGAGCTGCGGGAGGCAGGGTTGGCGGAGGTCTCGACGACGGAGTCGAAGGTTCTGCGGAGTCTCTTGGGCGCGAGTGAGGATCTGGACCGCGAGGTGCTGCGCCCACTCCTGCGCTACCGGGAGCTGGAGAAACTCCTCGACTTCGTGGAGCAGATACGGGAACACACGCGGGGTGGGGTGCTCTATCCGGACTGGCAGCAGATCGGTGCCGCGACGGGGAGAGCCTCCTGCCGCAACCCGAACCTCATGGCGCAACCCAAATTCGCAGGGTTCCGGCGCGCCTTCGTAGCTCGGGAGGGGCATGTCCTGGTTACCGCCGACTACTCCCAAATCGAACTCCGCATCATGGCGGCGCTGTCGGGTGATCCGGAGATGACGCGAGCCTTCGTGGAGGGGCAGGACCTGCACCGTTTGACGGCTTCCCGGATCTTCGGGGTACCGGAGGATACGGTCACGGAGCGACAGCGCAAGATCGGGAAGCAGGTGAACTTCGGCACCTTGTACGGCATGGGTGCGCGACGGCTGGTGGCTGAACTCGCTGCGCAGGGGATCCGCATCAGCGTCGAGGAGGCACAGGAGGCGCTGGATGGCTGGAGGCGGACCTACCGGCGGGCAGCGGGGTGGATCCGGGAGCGGGGCGAGGAAGCGGTTCGAGAGGGCTCCGTGGAGACGGCGCTGGGGAGGATCCGCAGCTTTCCGCCGCCCCGCGATGCTGCCGAGGCAGCCTCGATAGCGAGACGGGGTGGCAATCTCCCGATCCAGGGAACCGCTGCCGACATCATGAAGCTAGCCATGAGCGAGCTGGTCGGCATGGGGATAGTTCTGCAGGTGCATGACGAGCTGGTGCTCGAGGTTCCGGAGCAGCAGGCGGAGGTCGCGGCAGCGGTGATCGGGGAGACGATGCGGCGGTGCGCCGAAGAGGTTCTGGACGGCTTCCCGGTGGAGGTGGACGTCACGGTGGGACGGAGCTGGGCGGAGGCAGCGGAATGA
- a CDS encoding toprim domain-containing protein — protein sequence MVVLVRCPYHEDSTPSLALYRDHAFCFGGCGLVPLEWLPENLRELSARQRETRERAGGGFTREQLRVLVEAWCWNLLEGTRRHRLSWLEDRGIDAQAARRFRLGHSGAWFTIPVLQGREVVGVRFRRDPYYLDEDEGPKYRNPKGQPVLLYRPNPGGWPLVVTEGEFDAMLLCLAGCDAVTATAGAGSLVSLLEREGILGRYRRAGSVLHVATDQDAAGEQVVEQLVRRGFRVCRWRWEGAKDVSEALARVPRSQWSSRVRRWIREGEVWSPRRERKGLAEGGLDARCRMVAG from the coding sequence ATGGTGGTGCTGGTGCGGTGCCCGTATCACGAGGACTCCACGCCGTCTCTGGCGTTGTACCGGGACCATGCCTTCTGCTTCGGTGGTTGCGGGCTGGTGCCGCTGGAGTGGCTGCCGGAGAACCTACGGGAGCTGTCAGCGCGGCAGCGGGAGACGCGGGAGCGTGCTGGCGGTGGCTTTACCCGGGAGCAACTGAGGGTCCTGGTGGAGGCCTGGTGCTGGAACCTGCTGGAGGGGACGCGCCGACACCGGCTCTCCTGGTTGGAGGACCGCGGTATCGATGCGCAAGCGGCGCGTCGTTTCCGGCTGGGGCACTCGGGTGCCTGGTTCACGATCCCGGTGCTGCAGGGGAGGGAGGTGGTGGGGGTACGGTTCCGCCGGGATCCCTACTACCTCGACGAGGACGAGGGGCCGAAGTATCGGAACCCCAAGGGGCAGCCGGTACTGCTGTACCGTCCTAACCCTGGCGGCTGGCCGCTGGTGGTGACCGAGGGGGAATTCGATGCCATGCTGCTGTGCCTGGCGGGGTGCGATGCCGTGACGGCGACGGCGGGGGCTGGGAGCCTGGTGAGCCTGCTGGAGCGGGAGGGGATACTGGGGCGGTACCGGCGGGCTGGGAGTGTCCTGCACGTGGCGACGGACCAGGATGCAGCTGGAGAGCAGGTGGTGGAGCAGCTGGTGAGGCGGGGTTTCCGGGTGTGTCGCTGGCGCTGGGAGGGGGCGAAGGACGTCTCCGAGGCGCTGGCGCGAGTCCCGCGCAGCCAGTGGTCGTCTCGGGTGCGGCGTTGGATCCGCGAGGGCGAGGTGTGGTCTCCCCGGAGGGAAAGGAAAGGGTTAGCGGAAGGGGGCCTGGATGCCCGCTGTCGGATGGTGGCTGGGTGA
- a CDS encoding CRISPR-associated protein Cas4, with translation MPAVGWWLGEGELVPFEEAREVAAREGMFEGWILPVLVAMEEQAKQERGLWVSPSQALVCPRLRVLQLAEPYYVKPEWVWAAMNGSAIHRRIAEVGVGALEGYLHELPLAATVRVSVGIGEVDFPVQGTADLYIPGEARLIDVKTTSKRVQASSAEHELQVNIYAWLLRENGYPVERAELWYAQPGLRNGRVQRQLVPVELLPQEEVTELLVAIAEPLARYVEEGVLPDCRCVQRPFVYPDLCNRFP, from the coding sequence ATGCCCGCTGTCGGATGGTGGCTGGGTGAAGGGGAGCTGGTCCCCTTCGAGGAGGCGAGGGAGGTGGCAGCGCGGGAGGGGATGTTCGAGGGGTGGATCCTCCCGGTGCTGGTAGCGATGGAGGAGCAGGCGAAACAGGAGCGTGGTCTGTGGGTCTCGCCATCGCAGGCGCTGGTGTGTCCGCGTCTCCGCGTGTTGCAGCTCGCGGAGCCCTATTACGTGAAGCCGGAGTGGGTGTGGGCAGCGATGAACGGGAGTGCCATCCACCGGCGGATCGCGGAGGTGGGTGTGGGTGCTCTCGAGGGGTATCTCCACGAGTTGCCGCTGGCTGCAACGGTGCGAGTTTCCGTCGGCATCGGCGAAGTGGATTTCCCGGTGCAGGGTACCGCGGATCTCTACATCCCGGGTGAGGCGAGATTGATCGACGTGAAGACCACCTCGAAGCGGGTGCAGGCTTCGTCGGCGGAGCACGAGTTGCAGGTGAACATCTACGCGTGGCTACTGCGGGAGAACGGGTATCCAGTGGAGCGAGCTGAACTCTGGTACGCGCAGCCGGGGCTGCGGAACGGGAGAGTGCAGCGGCAGCTGGTGCCGGTGGAGCTGCTCCCTCAGGAGGAGGTGACGGAACTCCTGGTGGCGATTGCGGAGCCACTGGCTCGCTACGTCGAGGAGGGGGTGCTGCCGGATTGCCGGTGCGTGCAGCGGCCCTTCGTGTATCCGGATCTGTGCAACCGGTTTCCGTGA